From a single Candoia aspera isolate rCanAsp1 chromosome 2, rCanAsp1.hap2, whole genome shotgun sequence genomic region:
- the STK19 gene encoding inactive serine/threonine-protein kinase 19 isoform X1, with amino-acid sequence MLIQWLTPSPLPSSHMKRKHQLLSDTFKAKKRRLALGSEPSGQEGPAAVETALQNLVSLFPRKLFEDSLPPLILRHQIYSLVKDRTVVDRCLSQLKNEGRIRMFQHSFEADFFVVAFTDSYISKVQEFISGKEFARTVKKFLDSVLTSCPDISFDKKRMLRDFGFSDTEITQLVNAGVLTVRDAGSWWLAVPGAGRFIKRFIKGRKAVLGMIQKSKYKEVLLSDLQSRQAPSAVKLGLPYHIHDIIGAQLVDCVPTTSGTLLRLTED; translated from the exons ATGCTTATCCAATGGCTTACGCCTTCACCTCTTCCCTCCAGCCATATGAAGCGGAAGCACCAGCTCCTCTCTGATACTTTCAAGGCCAAGAAGCGGCGGCTGGCTCTGGGATCAGAGCCTTCAGGACAAG AGGGCCCTGCGGCGGTTGAAACTGCTCTTCAGAACTTGGTATCGCTCTTCCCTCGAAAGTTATTTGAAGATTCTCTGCCGCCTTTAATCCTGAGGCATCAGATCTACAGTCTGGTCAAAGATCGTACGGTTGTGGACAGGTGCCTG AGCCAGCTGAAAAATGAGGGCCGGATCCGAATGTTTCAGCACAGCTTTGAAGCGGATTTTTTTGTGGTGGCCTTCACAGACAGCTACATATCTAAG GTGCAGGAGTTTATATCTGGGAAGGAGTTTGCCAGGACAGTGAAGAAGTTCCTAGATTCAGTCCTTACTTCCTGCCCTGACATCAGTTTTGACAAAAAGAGGATGCTGAGAGACTTTGGCTTTAGTGACACAGAAATCAC GCAGCTGGTGAACGCTGGAGTCTTGACCGTCCGCGATGCCGGGAGCTGGTGGCTGGCCGTGCCGGGAGCAGGCCGCTTCATCAAACGCTTCATCAAAG gGAGGAAAGCTGTCTTGGGTATGATCCAGAAATCCAAGTACAAGGAAGTCCTACTGTCTGATTTGCAGAGCCGTCAAGCACCAAGTGCCGTGAAACTGGGCCTTCCCTACCATATTCACGATATCATTGGAGCCCAGCTGGTGGACTG CGTGCCAACGACCTCTGGAACCCTCCTGCGACTAACAGAGGATTAA
- the STK19 gene encoding inactive serine/threonine-protein kinase 19 isoform X2, with the protein MKRKHQLLSDTFKAKKRRLALGSEPSGQEGPAAVETALQNLVSLFPRKLFEDSLPPLILRHQIYSLVKDRTVVDRCLSQLKNEGRIRMFQHSFEADFFVVAFTDSYISKVQEFISGKEFARTVKKFLDSVLTSCPDISFDKKRMLRDFGFSDTEITQLVNAGVLTVRDAGSWWLAVPGAGRFIKRFIKGRKAVLGMIQKSKYKEVLLSDLQSRQAPSAVKLGLPYHIHDIIGAQLVDCVPTTSGTLLRLTED; encoded by the exons ATGAAGCGGAAGCACCAGCTCCTCTCTGATACTTTCAAGGCCAAGAAGCGGCGGCTGGCTCTGGGATCAGAGCCTTCAGGACAAG AGGGCCCTGCGGCGGTTGAAACTGCTCTTCAGAACTTGGTATCGCTCTTCCCTCGAAAGTTATTTGAAGATTCTCTGCCGCCTTTAATCCTGAGGCATCAGATCTACAGTCTGGTCAAAGATCGTACGGTTGTGGACAGGTGCCTG AGCCAGCTGAAAAATGAGGGCCGGATCCGAATGTTTCAGCACAGCTTTGAAGCGGATTTTTTTGTGGTGGCCTTCACAGACAGCTACATATCTAAG GTGCAGGAGTTTATATCTGGGAAGGAGTTTGCCAGGACAGTGAAGAAGTTCCTAGATTCAGTCCTTACTTCCTGCCCTGACATCAGTTTTGACAAAAAGAGGATGCTGAGAGACTTTGGCTTTAGTGACACAGAAATCAC GCAGCTGGTGAACGCTGGAGTCTTGACCGTCCGCGATGCCGGGAGCTGGTGGCTGGCCGTGCCGGGAGCAGGCCGCTTCATCAAACGCTTCATCAAAG gGAGGAAAGCTGTCTTGGGTATGATCCAGAAATCCAAGTACAAGGAAGTCCTACTGTCTGATTTGCAGAGCCGTCAAGCACCAAGTGCCGTGAAACTGGGCCTTCCCTACCATATTCACGATATCATTGGAGCCCAGCTGGTGGACTG CGTGCCAACGACCTCTGGAACCCTCCTGCGACTAACAGAGGATTAA